A stretch of Hoplias malabaricus isolate fHopMal1 chromosome 10, fHopMal1.hap1, whole genome shotgun sequence DNA encodes these proteins:
- the LOC136708905 gene encoding transmembrane protein 74 — MASVELLCLDKQRQDGPDWASSIVHVHRSQGADDQSPPLQHGHSTHSKSTVPRAVSERQFNSIQRTAPSKGVHVKHFHPPVEKGRVCCDQELETSFTYLDENVNLQLATPDKTDNKPCLDSLNEIHLDGLHELSMMSDLTSESTGRPVDYGFISAVTFLVAGIALVIISYAVPREVNVKPDSISAREMERLERESARIGAHLDRCVIAGLCLLTLGGVVLSTLLMVSMWKGEMYRRKAFAYSKHSTKLYGSINLKSKPSPTRSPEHSVVEEENGECIS, encoded by the exons ATGGCCTCCGTGGAGCTGCTGTGTCTAGATAAACAAAGGCAAGATGGTCCAGATTGGGCTTCCAGCATTGTCCACGTTCACCGGTCCCAAGGTGCAGATGATCAAAGTCCACCCCTGCAGCATGGACACAGTACACACAGCAAGTCTACTGTTCCTAGAG CTGTGTCTGAGCGACAGTTTAATTCCATCCAGAGGACAGCTCCCAGCAAGGGAGTGCATGTTAAGCACTTTCATCCTCCAGTGGAAAAAGGCAGAGTGTGCTGTGACCAGGAGCTGGAAACCTCTTTCACTTACCTGGACGAAAACGTCAACCTGCAGTTGGCCACCCCAGACAAGACTGATAACAAACCGTGTCTGGACTCCCTGAATGAGATCCACCTGGACGGACTCCATGAGCTCTCCATGATGTCCGACCTGACATCAGAGAGCACGGGAAGGCCAGTGGATTACGGCTTCATCAGTGCAGTCACGTTCCTCGTAGCAGGGATCGCCCTGGTGATTATTTCCTATGCTGTGCCACGGGAAGTAAACGTGAAACCAGACAGCATTTCAGCAAGAGAGATGGAAAGATTGGAGAGGGAGAGTGCCAGGATAGGGGCCCATCTGGACAGGTGTGTTATTGCTGGCCTTTGCCTGCTCACCTTAGGCGGGGTGGTGCTCTCCACTTTGCTCATGGTGTCGATGTGGAAGGGGGAGATGTACAGGAGGAAGGCCTTTGCATACTCCAAACATTCTACAAAATTATATGGCTCCATTAATCTTAAATCAAAGCCCAGCCCCACACGGTCTCCAGAACACAGTGTTGTTGAGGAAGAGAATGGAGAATGCATTAGCTGA